A genomic window from Solanum dulcamara chromosome 11, daSolDulc1.2, whole genome shotgun sequence includes:
- the LOC129875089 gene encoding transcription factor MYB41-like, with translation MGRAPCCDKNGLKKGPWTPEEDQNLIDYIQKHGYGNWRTLPKNAGLQRCGKSCRLRWTNYLRPDIKRGRFSFEEEETIIQLHGILGNKWSAIAARLSGRTDNEIKNYWNTHIRKRLLRMGIDPVTHSPRLDLLDLSSILNQSFYNNPSHNQMNLSRLLGHVQPLVNPEVLRLANSLLSSQRQNSNNFLIPNNLQENQICQNQLQQMVQDNQIQAPIQDFPTCTTLSTTPCVPFSSHEAQLMQPPPTNMDDFSSNLENFSNSQNNCQVKDEWQLSSGVTLTDDYFPLQNYGYYDPLPSDGSTFQSNDDNNNFSFQSAVFSNLSTTSSSPTPLNSNSTYFNNSSSTTTEDERDSYCSNMLNFDNIPNIWDSTNEFM, from the exons ATGGGCAGAGCTCCTTGTTGTGACAAAAATGGACTTAAAAAAGGTCCATGGACCCCAGAAGAAGATCAAAATCTCATTGATTACATTCAAAAACATGGATATGGTAATTGGAGGACTCTTCCAAAGAATGCTG GGCTTCAAAGATGTGGAAAGAGTTGCAGGCTTCGTTGGACTAACTATCTAAGGCCAGATATTAAAAGGGGAAGGTTCtcttttgaagaagaagagacaATCATTCAACTCCACGGTATTTTAGGGAACAA GTGGTCTGCTATTGCAGCACGATTGTCGGGAAGAACTGACAACGAAATTAAGAACTATTGGAATACACATATCAGAAAAAGGCTTTTGAGAATGGGAATTGACCCAGTGACACACAGTCCACGCCTTGATCTTCTTGATCTTTCGTCCATTTTAAACCAGTCATTTTACAATAATCCATCTCATAATCAAATGAATCTTTCAAGATTATTAGGCCATGTGCAACCTTTGGTAAATCCTGAAGTCTTGAGATTAGCTAATTCTCTTTTATCATCACAACGCCAAAACTCAAATAACTTCTTGATCCCAAATAACCTTCAAGAAAATCAAATTTGCCAAAACCAATTGCAACAAATGGTCCAAGATAACCAAATTCAAGCCCCTATTCAAGATTTTCCAACTTGTACAACTTTAAGTACAACCCCGTGTGTTCCATTTTCTAGTCATGAAGCTCAACTCATGCAACCACCACCAACAAATATGGATGACTTCTCATCAAATCTTGAAAACTTTAGTAACTCACAAAATAATTGCCAAGTTAAGGATGAGTGGCAATTAAGCAGTGGGGTGACTTTAACGGATGATTATTTTCCTTTACAAAATTATGGGTACTATGATCCTCTACCATCCGATGGTTCAACATTTCAATCCAAcgacgacaacaacaacttCAGCTTCCAATCAGCTGTTTTTTCGAATTTATCGACAACTTCATCAAGTCCTACACCATTGAATTCAAATTCAACTTACTTCAACAATAGCAGCAGCACGACTACTGAAGATGAAAGAGATAGCTACTGCAGTAACATGTTGAACTTTGATAATATTCCAAATATTTGGGATTCTACTAAtgaatttatgtaa